The DNA window AATAGCTGCGGCAGCAATCAGAATGATTATCATTACGTCCTTGAACTGCTCTACAAAGCGTTCAAGATTCGTCTTCTTTTTCTCCTCGCGGAGAATGTTTTCGCCGTATTTGCCCAGACGTTCTTGAGCTTCAGAAAAACTAAGGCCTATTTCTGGATCGACTTCAAGTTCTTCGGTAACCGCTTTTGTCTCAATGAAGTGCCAACTCACAGTATCCCTCCACCATATCCATCTGTCTAATAGTTCATTCCAGATGAGAATCGTCTCCAAACTAAGTAAGTCCCACTAGAAAGCTTTGTAAAATCTCCTCGCGGGCGAGCTCCGATCAAGATTGTTTAGGATTTCCTGCCCTCAGCGAAATTTCGGTCCCTCTTATCAGAGAAGAGAGAACAACTCGAAATGATTGAAGAAAGGAATTGCGCAATTCTTCATCACTCATCAGACTCTTCTTTTTGAAGTCATCGTAGTAAGCCGCAAAGGTTACAAGCGGCATTATCGAGAAGAAGAATTTGAAAAGTGTCATTTCTGGCGAGTAGTTGAAGTCACTATCGGCCTCGGAAATAGATCTGAAAATCGGGTTGTCCTCGGAATCTCTTGATAGATCAAGCAGTCTGAAAAGGTAGTCGTGGTGTTTGCTTTCTTTCAAAGATTCGTGCATCAATATTCTCAGAATTAGCCTGTTCTCGATGAGATAGTCGAGTATCTTGTCGTAATAGAAGAGCGACCTCTTCAGGAAACGCGCCACCGAATCTTCATCGATGAACTTCATCCTGTCATGCTCTATATCTAGCTCGCCATCTCTGATCATCTGGATAATACTTGCCTGAACGAAGTCCATCGCTATCGTCGTCGCATCTCTTAGCAGAGAATCCACAAGGTGGCTCAGAATCTCTTCCTTGCTATTGAAGTAATAGTATATGAGACCTTTGGTTACCCCCGCAGCTTCCGCTATCTCGCTTGCAGTTGTCGCGTGAAATCCCTTCTGAGAAAACAACTCTATCGATGATTTTATTATTCTTTCTCGAGCCTCGTTGAAATCTGAAGATTTCAATTTAGACCTCCT is part of the Mesotoga sp. UBA6090 genome and encodes:
- a CDS encoding TetR/AcrR family transcriptional regulator — encoded protein: MKSSDFNEARERIIKSSIELFSQKGFHATTASEIAEAAGVTKGLIYYYFNSKEEILSHLVDSLLRDATTIAMDFVQASIIQMIRDGELDIEHDRMKFIDEDSVARFLKRSLFYYDKILDYLIENRLILRILMHESLKESKHHDYLFRLLDLSRDSEDNPIFRSISEADSDFNYSPEMTLFKFFFSIMPLVTFAAYYDDFKKKSLMSDEELRNSFLQSFRVVLSSLIRGTEISLRAGNPKQS